ACACCACTACCAACTGAAATAATTGCTGCAATCGCAGAACCAATCATCGCTGCCAAAAACGGGAATCCATATTTTAGATTAATACCGAACATCGCAGGCTCTGTAACTCCTAAGTAACAGGAGATAGCCGCAGGAATTGAAACCTGCTTTTCTTTTTCATCATTACGGTTAATGATAATCATTGCAACTACTGCTGAACCTTGCGCAATATTAGATAACGCGATCATCGGCCATAAATTCGTTCCATTAAACTCACTCATTAGTTGTAAGTCTATTGCATTTGTCATATGGTGTAAACCTGTTATAACCAGTGGTGCATAGGCAAAACCAAACACTGCTGCAAATAACCAACCAAATGCTGAAGTTAACCCACTATAAACGATATCAGAAATCCATGCACCGATTTCCCATCCAATAGGTCCAAGTACGACATGCGCAATTAGAACTGCTGGTAATAATGCGAAAAACGGAACAAATATCATCGAAATAACATTTGGAATAACCTTCCTTAAGCCAATTTCAAGATAAGCTAACACAAAACCAGCTAAAATCGCAGGAATAACTTGTGCTTGGTATCCAATCATATTAACTGTGGCGAAACCAAAATCCCAAAATGGGATATCTGTTGATCCCGCTCCCGCTACACCATAAGCATTTAATAACTGTGGCGATACAAGCGTAAGCCCAAGCACAATACCTAGAATTTGTGTTGTACCCATTTTGCGTGTAACCGCCCAAACTATACCAACTGGTAAGAAATGAAATATCGCTTCACCTATTAACCATAAAAAAGAATGTGTCCCTGCCCAAAATTGTGATAGTTCGATTAGTGCTTGATCACCATTTGGTCCAAAGTTCGGAATATCACCAATTACATTACGAAAACCTAATATTAAACCACCAACTACCAAAGCCGGAATTAATGGCGTGAAAATATCTGCAAGATGCGAAATCATTCGTTGGATGAAATTCATATTTTGTTTTGCCGCAACTTTCGCATCATCTTTTGATGTATCACCTACACCAGCAATTTTAGAGAATTCTTGATAAAAAGTGGATACTTCATTTCCAATAATGACTTGGAATTGACCTGCGTTCGTAAACGTACCTTTAACTAGATCTATTTCTTCAATTTTATCTGTATCCGCCTTCTCGTTATCATTTAAAACAAAACGCATACGTGTTGCACAGTGTGTGACAACTGAAATATTATCACTACCACCAACGTACTCTAGTAAAGCTTTGGCTGAATCAGTGTATTTACCCATTGTGTTGACCCCTTTCTTCTTTTACGAAGATTAATTTTAGTTTATATCTAAATAAATGACTTATACAATAAGGACAAGATAACTTGTATATACATGTTATCTGATTACGCTTTCATTATATCTTGTATATACATGTTAGTCAATAAAAAATTAAAAGGACATCAACAATTTTTGTTGATGTCCTTGGTTTATCTTTTAAATAATATATTATTTTCTAGATGAATATGCTCAAATGTATTTGCCTCTAACTCCGCTAAGCGAGCATATGTCATTCGATATGAATTACACGAACCTTCTGGTAGAACAAATCCATTAGTAACAGCATACATTTCCTTTAATAAATCACCGATTAGTTGATGTTCATTTTGCATCTTATCCGACAGTTCTTGAATGAGAATTGCCGTTTCTGAATCTTTGGTTTCTTCGTATTGAAGTATGAGTGGAAATAACGTCGTTTCTTCTTCAAATAGATGTGACTCTATGTCTGACATAAATGTGTGATATAAAATATGTAGCTCTTTAAGATGTGTATGACTTTTACCATGCACCCGATATATTTTGGTTACAAATTGACTAAGTGGCTCTAATTCCTTGTGCAAATAATCGTGGTGATGTTCTAGAATATGTTCAACTAAGGCTGTGCTTGATACTTGATTCCAATCTGTCACTACGTTCCCCGCTTCTTTCCAACTATTATACGCTTGATTTATAGATTGAAGAAGGTTCTCAACATCCACTTCTTTATCTACTAATACTTCTTTAAGTGGCGTATCTCCCTCACAACAAAAATTAATTTGCTCTTTTTTAAAAATATCACTTGCTTGCGGGAAAGTCTTAACGATTTCTGCAGGTGTGTCATTTATTTGAAATGCTTGCATAAAATAACCTCCTAATAAAGTGTATATAAAGAACATAACGCACTTTTGTTTAGGAGGTTGTGAGATAAATCACTTATAAGTAAAGTTCATTACTAGTATTATTCAAATGCATTTTTATCTACATGAGCTTCATTTTCTTGTAATATTATTAACGCTTCTCCAAAATCTTCTTCTGCAACCTCACACTCTAACACTGTTTTATGTTCTGTCTGACCTGGTTTTAAAAGACCATCACCAAGTGCAGGAATTGGATAAGGAGAACTACTAGGAGTTGTAGAAGATTGTCCCCCACTTGCAGCTACCAATGGTACAACTACTTTATTTTTCAAACCATCGGAAACCTCATCGATCATTACATTGCGCACATTAACTTTATTGTTTAACTTTGCATGAACGCTTTCTGCATCATTTTCAGTCTTAAAATAAGCTTGTAAGGATTTAAACATTTTGATCATCCTTTCTAATTTTGTTTGAGTTTCTATTTATAATCTATACCATCCGTTACCCTACTACTCACAAAATAAACAATTACTAATTAATATTCTCTAATTCTTCCTTTAATACTAACGCTTGGTTATGCTGTTCATCCTTGGCTGCATACAAAAGTGTCACATTATCATTTGAACGAATAACGTCTTTTAGTTCCTTTAATGCTTCTTGTTTCTCTGAGTCTTCTTTTAACTCTGTTTGATATTTTTGTTTAAACGTTTGATACTTATCAGGATCATGTTGGAACCATTTCCTTAATGACGTTGACGGCGCTAGTTCTTTCAACCAATTATCCAACTGTAAATTTTCCTTGGAGATACCTCTAGGCCAAACACGATCAACTAATATTCTTTTCCCATCATCTTTTCTGATAGTTTCATATACGCGTTTTACTTTTATTGTCATTTATTATCACCTATTTTTTCTATTTCACTTACACAATGAAACTAAACCTCTATAATTGTAAATTTAGTCCAAACTTTTCAAAATAATTGAGACAGCATGTATTTTATTGCGTAACATGAGATTTAGTTATTAATGATAAAAGGTGGAGGTATAAATGAGGAAGTTCTCTAAAAGGGAATCAAGCTGGGTATTTTATGATTGGGCTAATTCTGCTTATTCTATTGTTATTACAACAGCTGTTTTTCCTATCTTTTATAAAGCAGCTGCGACGGAAGCTGGTGTTTCAGGGCCAAATTCAACTGCTTATCTTGGCTATACCATTTCTATTTTCACATTTATTCTAGCTATGATTGCCCCAATTTTAGGGACAATTGCGGATTACCAAGGATATAAAAAACGGTTTTTCACCTTCTTTTTCAGCTTAGGTATTACAGCCACCGCAACACTTGCTTTTATCCCTAGTGATAATTGGCTATTGCTCTTAATTTGTTATTTAGTAGCTTCGATTGGATCAACGGGTGCAAACATTTTTTATGACGCATTTTTAGTTGATGTTACAACAGACAAGCGCATGAATCGAGTTTCTGCACGCGGTTATGGTTTAGGCTACATAGGTAGTGCCATACCATTTTTATTAAGTATCGTCATTATTCTATTGGCACAGCAAGAAGTTTTACCCATATCTAGTATTACAGCAAGTCGAATAGCGTTTTTAATAACTGCAGCTTGGTGGGGTCTATTCTCAATCCCCTTATTAAGAAATGTAAAGCAACGCTATGCGATCAAACCTGAACCACACATTATTAGAAATAGTTTTAAACGACTTAGTGGCACCTTTAAAGAGGTTAAGAAATACCGAGCCGTATTTTTATTCTTACTTGCTTATTTCTTTTATATTGATGGGGTTGGTACGATCATTTCCATGTCTACTGCATATGGAACCGACCTAGGATTGAATACCACAAGTCTCTTAATTGTATTATTTGTTACCCAAGTAGTTGCGGCACCGTTTTCCATTTTATATGGAAGACTATCTGAAATCTTTAAAGGAAAAAAGATGTTGTATGCTGGAATCGGCGTATATATGGTAGTTTGCATCTATGCGTTCTTTTTAGAAACAATTGTTGACTTTTGGATTTTAGCAATGCTTGTTGCAACATCACAAGGTGGTATTCAGGCTATAAGTCGTGCATATTTCGCAAAACTCGTACCAAAGCATCAAGCTAATGAATTCTTTGGTTTTTATAATATCTTTGGTAAATTCGCATCCATTACTGGTCCATTGCTAGTCGGTATAACAACGCAAATAACAGGACGTTCAAACTTGGGTGTGTTTAGTCTTATCTTATTATTCATTGTAGGTATGATTATATTAAGACTTGTACCAAATCCAGATCAAAATCTCACTAATAATAACGCTATTATTCAAACAGATGACATTAACCCTTTATAACTAACTTAACTTTAGCGAGTGAAGGCATTTAAGTCTTGATAAACACGCGAAATTTCGCAATCTAAAGGTGAAGTTGACTTCAAACTACTTTCGTTAGCATCATTACGTTTCATCTTGCTAACTTGATAGAAACTGCGACGTAGATTCCATACTCGCTCCACAATTAAAATGGGATCGCTTTCCGTAGGCACGGCTTCAACTAACTCGGATAAGCATAATTCGCTTTCCGAGTGGATCTTCAGCCCGCGCTGTTCCCACTGGAGTCTCACCCATTTCAATTGCTCCGCTGGATAGGCGATAAAACTGATACATCGTCTACTGTTCAGGAATTTTAATTGTGCTTATGACAATAGCTGTTCACGTTATGCTAATTGATTGTAGCGTAGGACAGTCGACTCCTGCGGGAAAAGCAACAGCTGAAAATCCCGCAGGAAGTGCTTTTTGCTTCCGAGGAAGTTGAAGCGTTGGGTCTGCGATTACTCGACCCATCGAAAAGACTTGCCCGCGGAAAGCGACTGTCCGAAGCGAAAATCAACATGGCGGTTTATGTCTCAGTTGATGATTATTCTGATGCATGGAACGTTTTGTCAGAGTCTATGGATGTTTCACACGCTAAACTTAAAAAGCGACGGATTAGTACTTATTTTGGCTAAAAAGTTATGTGACTAGTATTTCTGTTTATTTACCGATTAACTTTTTGGTCATAGCATCTACTGGCAATGGTTTACTAAAATAATATCCTTGAATCAGGTCACCGTCATGTTCTTTAAAAAATTGCAATTGTTCCTTGGTTTCTACACCTTCAATTAAAACAGTTAGTCCTAATGATTTACCTAGTTGCATAATGGAATGTAACAATGCGGCATCCCGTTTGTTCTCCGGAACATTAATAATAAAAGAACGATCGATCTTTAAAGTATCAACTGGAAAATCTTTTAAATAATTTATCGATGAATACCCTGTCCCAAAATCATCAATAGAGATCGAGATACCTAAAGCTTTTAATTTATGCAGTTTGCTAATGATATGCTCTGGGTCAATTAATAGACTTTCTGTAATTTCTAATTCTAATGAAGCTGGCGACAAGCCTGTTTCATTTAAGG
The nucleotide sequence above comes from Paraliobacillus zengyii. Encoded proteins:
- the ric gene encoding iron-sulfur cluster repair di-iron protein encodes the protein MQAFQINDTPAEIVKTFPQASDIFKKEQINFCCEGDTPLKEVLVDKEVDVENLLQSINQAYNSWKEAGNVVTDWNQVSSTALVEHILEHHHDYLHKELEPLSQFVTKIYRVHGKSHTHLKELHILYHTFMSDIESHLFEEETTLFPLILQYEETKDSETAILIQELSDKMQNEHQLIGDLLKEMYAVTNGFVLPEGSCNSYRMTYARLAELEANTFEHIHLENNILFKR
- the treP gene encoding PTS system trehalose-specific EIIBC component, encoding MGKYTDSAKALLEYVGGSDNISVVTHCATRMRFVLNDNEKADTDKIEEIDLVKGTFTNAGQFQVIIGNEVSTFYQEFSKIAGVGDTSKDDAKVAAKQNMNFIQRMISHLADIFTPLIPALVVGGLILGFRNVIGDIPNFGPNGDQALIELSQFWAGTHSFLWLIGEAIFHFLPVGIVWAVTRKMGTTQILGIVLGLTLVSPQLLNAYGVAGAGSTDIPFWDFGFATVNMIGYQAQVIPAILAGFVLAYLEIGLRKVIPNVISMIFVPFFALLPAVLIAHVVLGPIGWEIGAWISDIVYSGLTSAFGWLFAAVFGFAYAPLVITGLHHMTNAIDLQLMSEFNGTNLWPMIALSNIAQGSAVVAMIIINRNDEKEKQVSIPAAISCYLGVTEPAMFGINLKYGFPFLAAMIGSAIAAIISVGSGVMANSIGVGGIPGFLSIQAAHWLMFFVAMAVAIVVPLFLTMLFSKMKMGQNAFQRLGKK
- a CDS encoding MFS transporter; the protein is MRKFSKRESSWVFYDWANSAYSIVITTAVFPIFYKAAATEAGVSGPNSTAYLGYTISIFTFILAMIAPILGTIADYQGYKKRFFTFFFSLGITATATLAFIPSDNWLLLLICYLVASIGSTGANIFYDAFLVDVTTDKRMNRVSARGYGLGYIGSAIPFLLSIVIILLAQQEVLPISSITASRIAFLITAAWWGLFSIPLLRNVKQRYAIKPEPHIIRNSFKRLSGTFKEVKKYRAVFLFLLAYFFYIDGVGTIISMSTAYGTDLGLNTTSLLIVLFVTQVVAAPFSILYGRLSEIFKGKKMLYAGIGVYMVVCIYAFFLETIVDFWILAMLVATSQGGIQAISRAYFAKLVPKHQANEFFGFYNIFGKFASITGPLLVGITTQITGRSNLGVFSLILLFIVGMIILRLVPNPDQNLTNNNAIIQTDDINPL
- a CDS encoding DUF488 domain-containing protein; the protein is MTIKVKRVYETIRKDDGKRILVDRVWPRGISKENLQLDNWLKELAPSTSLRKWFQHDPDKYQTFKQKYQTELKEDSEKQEALKELKDVIRSNDNVTLLYAAKDEQHNQALVLKEELENIN